A window of the Miscanthus floridulus cultivar M001 chromosome 14, ASM1932011v1, whole genome shotgun sequence genome harbors these coding sequences:
- the LOC136503278 gene encoding uncharacterized mitochondrial protein AtMg00810-like, giving the protein MKLGFRRSTSEHAVYLRGVGARRLIVGVYVDDLVITGGDPRDISTFKEEMKATFKMSDLGLLRYYLGLEVTQMGSSITVYQSAYAAKILEGAGLTGCNPSHTPMESRL; this is encoded by the coding sequence ATGAAGCTCGGGTTCCGACGGAGCACGTCGGAGCATGCTGTCTACCTCCGCGGTGTGGGCGCACGCCGCCTCATCGTGGGCGTCTATGTGGACGATCTGGTTATCACCGGAGGGGATCCACGAGACATCAGCACCTTCAAGGAGGAAATGAAGGCGACATTCAAGATGAGCGACCTCGGGCTTCTGCGCTACTACCTCGGGCTGGAGGTGACACAGATGGGGAGCAGCATCACAGTCTATCAAAGCGCCTATGCTGCAAAGATTCTGGAAGGCGCCGGCCTGACTGGATGCAATCCAAGTCATACCCCCATGGAGTCCAGACTTTAG